Proteins from one Rosa chinensis cultivar Old Blush chromosome 7, RchiOBHm-V2, whole genome shotgun sequence genomic window:
- the LOC112178190 gene encoding uncharacterized protein LOC112178190 encodes MSRRGGAKRASNTTFGSNNPISLREDKNQSKGGSTNPKAALKLEHLQRLALWTSGEASIPSLGAFFGQKLASTQEGLDVPPDPSLISCQRCETILQPGFNCTIRIEKNRAKARRRSKKPANFTFTQNNVVYTCHFCSERNVKRGTSRGHMKAICPPKIKKASNLKPAKSISQKFATPKKSTAGEDNVSKLKSGTPTVEEEIPNVDKFITSSTKDEETPTADSPTTPMVKPAITLLDSKRKKRNKSASKKRSEPENSPAPADAENSFSTTNKRRRKSWTSLKELAERSEQKKNISDLSIPFFM; translated from the exons ATGAGCAGGAGAGGAGGAGCCAAGAGAGCATCAAACACAACATTTGGGTCAAACAATCCGATTTCACTGAGAGAAGACAAAAACCAAAGCAAGGGAGGCTCCACCAACCCCAAGGCTGCATTGAAGCTCGAGCACTTGCAGAGGCTAGCTTTATGGACCAGTGGGGAAGCTTCTATTCCTTCTTTGGGGGCCTTCTTTGGGCAGAAGTTAGCTTCTACTCAAGAGGGTCTGGATGTGCCCCCTGACCCTTCTCTGATTTCTTGCCAGAG ATGTGAAACGATTCTTCAGCCTGGCTTCAACTGCACTATTCGCATTGAAAAAAATAGAGCAAAGGCACGACGAAGAAGTAAGAAACCCGCTAATTTCACTTTCACTCAGAACAATGTAGTGTATACATGTCACTTTTGTTCTGAACGGAATGTGAAGAGAGGGACTTCACGCGGACATATGAAAGCGATATGCCCCCCAAAGATCAAAAAAGCTTCAAATTTGAAACCTGCTAAATCCATTTCTCAGAAGTTTGCCACCCCCAAGAAGAGCACTGCTGGTGAGGATAACGTTAGTAAATTGAAATCCGGAACTCCAACTGTGGAGGAAGAGATTCCTAATGTGGATAAGTTCATCACTTCTTCAACAAAAGATGAAGAGACTCCTACTGCGGATAGCCCCACAACTCCAATGGTGAAACCCGCAATCACGTTGTTGGActcaaagagaaaaaagagaaacaaatcGGCGTCCAAGAAACGATCTGAACCCGAAAACAGCCCCGCCCCAGCAGACGCAGAGAACTCTTTCAGCACGACAAACAAACGGAGGAGAAAATCATGGACTAGTTTAAAGGAACTCGCTGAAAGAAGTGAGCAGAAGAAAAACATCAGTGATCTGTCAATCCCTTTCTTTATGTAA